From the genome of Bradysia coprophila strain Holo2 unplaced genomic scaffold, BU_Bcop_v1 contig_617, whole genome shotgun sequence, one region includes:
- the LOC119083397 gene encoding uncharacterized protein LOC119083397 isoform X1, with protein sequence MYVIFPAEDLLYMTYGAALPRIKPRPTLDNLRDPLVPFGTRPSSPTSNVLTYSQDIYPISSTYANQSLPKEISTRPTSATQNVKTDAFGYPTSRLENNPREHTPSIHVEFANPGTTSYNHNPPINKEKDESSKPKHRFHLSLGRLGRSKQSQKAEPARLRDVTEIRIANPTFTRENLVQRNYDAFFESGEPVYSLERRAPFKPTPEPEPPPSSIIDHRPNSLKFFNKPKPSVTFRSKSAEVPVSVDVPQKGDRCPSQIFGLI encoded by the coding sequence ATGTACGTAATATTTCCAGCCGAAGATCTATTATACATGACATACGGTGCCGCACTACCTAGAATTAAGCCTCGACCAACTCTGGACAACCTGCGTGACCCACTTGTTCCCTTTGGCACTAGGCCCTCCTCTCCCACTAGCAATGTCTTGACATATTCCCAAGACATTTATCCCATTTCCTCAACCTATGCCAATCAATCATTACCTAAAGAAATTAGTACCCGTCCCACTAGTGCcacacaaaatgttaaaacggACGCATTCGGTTACCCAACCTCACGTTTAGAAAACAATCCGCGAGAACATACACCAAGTATTCATGTGGAATTTGCAAATCCTGGCACCACATCCTACAACCATAATCCACCTATCAACAAAGAAAAAGACGAAAGCAGCAAACCTAAACACAGATTCCACTTAAGCTTGGGACGGCTAGGACGTTCAAAGCAGAGTCAAAAGGCGGAACCGGCTCGTTTACGTGATGTAACCGAGATTCGTATTGCAAATCCAACATTTACACGAGAAAATTTGGTGCAACGAAATTACGATGCGTTTTTTGAATCTGGTGAACCGGTTTACTCATTAGAACGACGAGCTCCATTCAAACCGACACCCGAACCCGAACCACCTCCATCCTCAATAATCGACCATCGACCAAATTCTCTGAAGTTTTTCAACAAACCAAAACCTTCAGTAACGTTCCGATCGAAAAGCGCTGAAGTACCGGTATCGGTTGATGTGCCCCAGAAAGGTGACAGGTGCCCCTctcaaatttttggtttgatttAA
- the LOC119083397 gene encoding uncharacterized protein LOC119083397 isoform X2, producing the protein MYVIFPAEDLLYMTYGAALPRIKPRPTLDNLRDPLVPFGTRPSSPTSNVLTYSQDIYPISSTYANQSLPKEISTRPTSATQNVKTDAFGYPTSRLENNPREHTPSIHVEFANPGTTSYNHNPPINKEKDESSKPKHRFHLSLGRLGRSKQSQKAEPARLRDVTEIRIANPTFTRENLVQRNYDAFFESGEPVYSLERRAPFKPTPEPEPPPSSIIDHRPNSLKFFNKPKPSVTFRSKSAEVPVSVDVPQKGDRLTKKRRA; encoded by the coding sequence ATGTACGTAATATTTCCAGCCGAAGATCTATTATACATGACATACGGTGCCGCACTACCTAGAATTAAGCCTCGACCAACTCTGGACAACCTGCGTGACCCACTTGTTCCCTTTGGCACTAGGCCCTCCTCTCCCACTAGCAATGTCTTGACATATTCCCAAGACATTTATCCCATTTCCTCAACCTATGCCAATCAATCATTACCTAAAGAAATTAGTACCCGTCCCACTAGTGCcacacaaaatgttaaaacggACGCATTCGGTTACCCAACCTCACGTTTAGAAAACAATCCGCGAGAACATACACCAAGTATTCATGTGGAATTTGCAAATCCTGGCACCACATCCTACAACCATAATCCACCTATCAACAAAGAAAAAGACGAAAGCAGCAAACCTAAACACAGATTCCACTTAAGCTTGGGACGGCTAGGACGTTCAAAGCAGAGTCAAAAGGCGGAACCGGCTCGTTTACGTGATGTAACCGAGATTCGTATTGCAAATCCAACATTTACACGAGAAAATTTGGTGCAACGAAATTACGATGCGTTTTTTGAATCTGGTGAACCGGTTTACTCATTAGAACGACGAGCTCCATTCAAACCGACACCCGAACCCGAACCACCTCCATCCTCAATAATCGACCATCGACCAAATTCTCTGAAGTTTTTCAACAAACCAAAACCTTCAGTAACGTTCCGATCGAAAAGCGCTGAAGTACCGGTATCGGTTGATGTGCCCCAGAAAGGTGACAG